One segment of Microbacterium arborescens DNA contains the following:
- a CDS encoding MFS transporter produces MKRSFSFWRWGLVASGVALIAATYGLVRLAFGLHLPDMSADLGVDAAAAGLVSAAGSIVYALAACVGFLAAERHPRVLVIAATLTASGGAVGISAATDAAVFAPAAAIASAGAGLASPALVRLVARSFADRASSTPQAVVNAGTGPGLVIAGAIALALTPDWRLCWLIAAGATAVAGIAVLAADRPPRGPSEDERTGRAALVPPRAWWAAHRPAIAASVLLGIGAAAIWNYGRTILVDAGGAPTQSVLAWIVLGCGGAAVIVTSRPVAGLQPRTLWLVGAVLIAGATLALGAAPTRTVLALGACAVFGWAYVTASGALIGWTTQIDAGHAAAGTALLFVTFMVGQAVGAAALGALLPVAGPAIVFAAAAAIAVAGGASLTAPGSRREVVDARP; encoded by the coding sequence GTGAAACGATCGTTTTCGTTTTGGCGATGGGGGCTCGTCGCCTCGGGAGTCGCGCTCATCGCGGCGACCTACGGCCTCGTCCGCCTCGCCTTCGGACTTCATCTGCCCGACATGAGCGCCGACCTCGGTGTCGACGCCGCCGCGGCCGGTCTCGTCTCGGCTGCAGGGTCGATCGTCTACGCCCTCGCCGCATGCGTCGGCTTCCTCGCCGCCGAGCGCCACCCCCGCGTGCTCGTCATCGCCGCGACCCTCACGGCGAGCGGCGGGGCCGTCGGGATCTCGGCAGCAACGGATGCCGCAGTCTTCGCCCCCGCGGCGGCGATCGCCTCTGCCGGCGCAGGGCTCGCCTCGCCCGCGCTCGTGCGACTGGTCGCACGTTCGTTCGCCGATCGCGCGTCGAGCACGCCCCAAGCCGTCGTGAACGCGGGAACCGGCCCCGGCCTGGTCATCGCCGGCGCCATCGCCCTGGCACTCACCCCCGACTGGCGGCTGTGCTGGCTGATCGCGGCGGGAGCCACAGCCGTCGCCGGGATCGCCGTCCTCGCTGCCGATCGCCCGCCGAGGGGCCCATCGGAGGACGAGCGGACGGGCCGGGCCGCGCTCGTTCCGCCGCGAGCATGGTGGGCGGCGCATCGCCCCGCGATCGCGGCATCCGTCCTCCTCGGAATCGGCGCGGCGGCGATCTGGAACTACGGCCGCACCATCCTGGTCGATGCCGGCGGAGCGCCGACGCAATCGGTGCTCGCCTGGATCGTGCTCGGATGCGGCGGCGCCGCCGTCATCGTCACGTCGCGACCTGTCGCGGGCCTGCAGCCCCGGACGCTCTGGTTGGTCGGCGCCGTCCTCATCGCCGGCGCGACCCTCGCCCTCGGCGCAGCTCCGACCCGCACGGTCCTCGCACTCGGCGCGTGCGCCGTGTTCGGGTGGGCCTACGTCACGGCCTCGGGAGCCCTCATCGGGTGGACGACCCAGATCGACGCCGGGCACGCGGCGGCCGGCACGGCCCTGCTCTTCGTGACGTTCATGGTCGGGCAGGCGGTCGGCGCCGCAGCCCTCGGCGCCCTGCTCCCCGTCGCTGGGCCGGCGATCGTCTTCGCCGCAGCCGCCGCGATCGCCGTGGCTGGAGGCGCCAGCCTGACCGCACCCGGGAGCCGCCGCGAGGTCGTCGACGCCCGACCGTGA
- a CDS encoding TetR/AcrR family transcriptional regulator, with protein sequence MGMRPRTEERILDAAEDLFFTRGIAATPIDAVIARAGVSAATLYRGFASKEAVLAAALERRQRAWLETWDAAIARSDDDEGRLLAVFDALTAFRDEPRGSRWCAFLGAAAEYADPPPEVASAVRADTVGMRTRLTELARPIAGADAGELAERLLLVVSGDLAMRLRERSHDTDLARSTAAMLIAASRR encoded by the coding sequence ATGGGAATGCGGCCGCGCACGGAGGAACGCATCCTCGACGCCGCCGAGGACCTCTTCTTCACGCGAGGCATCGCCGCGACCCCGATCGACGCCGTGATCGCCCGTGCCGGGGTCTCGGCGGCGACGCTCTACCGCGGATTCGCCAGCAAGGAAGCGGTGCTCGCCGCAGCGCTCGAACGCCGGCAGCGGGCCTGGCTCGAGACATGGGACGCCGCTATCGCGCGCAGCGACGACGACGAGGGGCGACTGCTGGCGGTGTTCGACGCGCTGACGGCGTTTCGCGACGAGCCGCGCGGATCGCGCTGGTGCGCGTTCCTCGGCGCGGCCGCGGAGTACGCCGATCCGCCGCCGGAGGTGGCATCCGCCGTCCGCGCCGACACCGTCGGCATGCGCACCCGACTGACCGAGCTCGCCCGGCCGATCGCGGGCGCCGACGCGGGCGAGCTCGCGGAGCGACTGCTTCTCGTCGTCAGCGGCGACCTGGCGATGCGGTTGCGCGAGCGGAGCCACGACACCGATCTGGCGCGCTCGACGGCGGCGATGCTGATCGCGGCCTCGCGGCGCTGA
- a CDS encoding helix-turn-helix transcriptional regulator, with protein MSTATVGYSAISSYSRVEILHLIQEQPRRTILELQEATDLHPNTIREHLARLISDGFIVAEKEHRTTRGRPRVLYSAADGDATRSAIQRRKVRDAAQRGDLMRRVLTLDVPDVLETRALHQIDALVEELEDEGFDPIIDDTALTVDLTPCAHATAQADHREVLCSVHLSLLQGVLTEAGGPLAVDGMRSSCDPSVCIIQLLHAATTHD; from the coding sequence ATGAGCACCGCGACAGTCGGATACAGCGCCATCTCGAGCTACTCCCGCGTCGAGATCCTGCACCTCATCCAGGAGCAGCCCCGCCGGACGATCCTCGAGCTGCAGGAGGCGACCGACCTGCACCCGAACACCATCCGCGAGCACCTCGCACGCCTGATCTCCGATGGCTTCATCGTGGCGGAGAAGGAACACCGCACCACCCGCGGCCGCCCCCGCGTGCTCTACAGCGCCGCCGACGGCGACGCCACCCGCAGCGCGATCCAGCGCCGCAAGGTGCGGGATGCCGCGCAGCGCGGCGACCTCATGCGCCGCGTCCTCACCCTCGACGTCCCCGACGTGCTCGAGACCCGCGCCCTGCACCAGATCGACGCCCTCGTCGAAGAGCTCGAGGACGAGGGCTTCGACCCGATCATCGACGACACCGCACTGACGGTCGATCTCACCCCGTGCGCGCACGCGACGGCGCAGGCCGACCATCGCGAAGTGCTGTGCAGCGTCCACCTCAGCCTGCTGCAGGGCGTGCTCACCGAGGCGGGCGGCCCCCTCGCCGTCGACGGCATGCGCTCCTCGTGCGACCCGTCGGTGTGCATCATCCAGCTGCTTCACGCCGCCACCACGCACGACTGA
- a CDS encoding aldo/keto reductase gives MSTIGNSDLSVFPLALGGNVFGWTADRDASFAILDAFVEGGGNFVDTADSYSAWVPGHTGGESETIIGEWLAARSRPEVVVATKVSQHPDFRGLSASNVRAAAEASLKRLGVDAIDLYYAHFDDAETPLDETVGAFGQLVADGLVRHIAVSNYTAERIEEWLRIADETGVARPVAIQPHYNLVHRNDVEETIVPIAERENLSLVPYFALAKGFLTGKYRSTDASGHDSPRAEGAAVYATPQGLQIIDTLERIGSAHDVSIASTALAWLRSQPTVVAPIASASRLEQVQGLLDGGRVELTADEVAELTRVSTWTPEA, from the coding sequence ATGAGCACGATCGGCAACAGCGACCTCTCCGTCTTCCCCCTCGCCCTCGGCGGCAACGTCTTCGGCTGGACCGCCGACCGCGACGCGTCGTTCGCGATTCTCGACGCCTTCGTCGAGGGCGGCGGCAACTTCGTCGACACCGCCGACTCGTACAGCGCCTGGGTCCCCGGCCACACCGGCGGTGAGAGCGAGACCATCATCGGCGAGTGGCTCGCTGCACGCAGCCGCCCCGAGGTCGTCGTGGCGACCAAGGTCAGCCAGCATCCCGACTTCCGCGGCCTGTCGGCATCGAACGTTCGTGCCGCGGCCGAAGCCTCACTGAAGCGCCTGGGCGTCGACGCGATCGACCTCTACTACGCCCACTTCGACGACGCGGAGACCCCGCTCGACGAGACCGTCGGCGCGTTCGGGCAGCTCGTCGCCGACGGCCTCGTCCGCCACATCGCCGTGTCGAACTACACCGCCGAGCGCATCGAGGAGTGGCTGCGCATCGCCGACGAGACCGGCGTCGCCCGGCCCGTCGCCATCCAGCCGCACTACAACCTCGTGCACCGCAACGACGTCGAAGAGACGATCGTGCCGATCGCCGAGCGCGAGAATCTCAGCCTCGTTCCCTACTTCGCCCTCGCCAAGGGCTTCCTGACCGGCAAGTACCGGTCGACGGATGCCTCCGGGCACGACTCCCCGCGCGCCGAGGGGGCAGCCGTCTACGCGACGCCGCAGGGCCTGCAGATCATCGACACGCTCGAGCGCATCGGTTCCGCGCACGATGTCTCTATCGCATCGACGGCACTCGCCTGGCTGCGCTCGCAGCCGACGGTGGTCGCACCGATCGCGAGCGCTTCGCGCCTGGAGCAGGTGCAGGGCCTCCTCGACGGCGGACGCGTCGAGCTCACCGCCGACGAGGTCGCCGAGCTCACCCGCGTGTCGACCTGGACGCCGGAGGCCTGA
- a CDS encoding GlsB/YeaQ/YmgE family stress response membrane protein yields the protein MLWTILGLILVGLIAGFIARAVIPGKQNIGILMTIVLGIVGSFVGGFLGFLIFNHSPEGGFLQPSGIIGSIIGAIIVLGIYVAFSRRGSTRTR from the coding sequence ATGCTCTGGACGATCCTCGGCCTCATCCTCGTCGGACTGATCGCCGGCTTCATCGCGCGCGCCGTCATCCCCGGCAAGCAGAACATCGGCATCCTGATGACGATCGTGCTCGGCATCGTCGGCTCGTTCGTCGGCGGATTCCTCGGATTCCTCATCTTCAACCACAGCCCCGAGGGTGGCTTCCTGCAGCCGTCGGGCATCATCGGCTCGATCATCGGCGCCATCATCGTGCTCGGCATCTACGTCGCGTTCTCGCGCCGCGGCTCGACCCGCACGCGCTGA
- a CDS encoding alpha/beta fold hydrolase has translation MMQRRRTTIERDGVSLAVTEAGGSGPAVLLLHGLAGSARELMPTAEALADRHRVLLLDQRGHGFSTRRPDDLSRDAFVADAVAVIERLAPGERVALVGQSMGAHTAFLAASHRPDLVSRLVMLEAHPAGSADPQDAADLGAFFASWPIPFADAAAARSFLGDSPLTEAWVADLEQTASGLRPRFDADVMQAVITAVHEPRWAEWENLAVPTTAVFARRGMFSPEQQAELGARRPGTRILPLPDGSHDAHLDAFAAWVRALRESLA, from the coding sequence ATGATGCAACGCCGGCGCACGACGATCGAGCGTGACGGTGTCTCGCTCGCGGTGACCGAGGCGGGCGGGTCGGGGCCCGCTGTCCTGCTGCTGCACGGGCTGGCGGGCAGCGCGCGCGAGCTCATGCCGACCGCCGAGGCACTCGCCGACCGCCACCGGGTGCTGCTGCTCGACCAGCGCGGCCACGGCTTCAGCACGCGGCGGCCCGACGACCTCTCGCGCGATGCGTTCGTAGCGGATGCCGTCGCCGTGATCGAGCGACTCGCACCCGGCGAGCGAGTGGCGCTGGTCGGGCAGTCGATGGGCGCGCACACCGCGTTCCTCGCCGCAAGCCACCGCCCCGACCTGGTCAGCCGGCTCGTGATGCTGGAGGCGCACCCGGCGGGGAGCGCCGATCCACAGGATGCCGCCGACCTCGGCGCCTTCTTCGCCTCGTGGCCGATCCCGTTCGCCGACGCTGCCGCCGCCCGGTCGTTCCTCGGCGACTCGCCGCTCACCGAGGCCTGGGTCGCCGACCTCGAGCAGACAGCGTCGGGATTGCGACCCCGCTTCGACGCCGACGTCATGCAGGCCGTGATCACCGCGGTGCACGAGCCGCGATGGGCGGAGTGGGAGAACCTCGCGGTGCCGACGACCGCCGTGTTCGCCCGCCGCGGCATGTTCTCCCCCGAGCAGCAGGCCGAACTCGGCGCCCGGCGCCCGGGCACCCGCATCCTGCCCCTCCCCGACGGCAGTCACGACGCCCACCTCGACGCGTTCGCAGCCTGGGTCCGCGCGCTGCGCGAGTCCCTCGCCTGA
- a CDS encoding GNAT family N-acetyltransferase codes for MHDEDTPDHPASDAARSRGTITLVRIDPAGADREELIAFMTGEVFPFHVGTRPTREQVEDGIADGRYRDDDNDSFWIDHVEHGRIGFFRLEEISDGAPLFDLRLASPWRGRGLAKEVVKTAADHVFTTMPEVDRFEGQTREDNRAMRRVFEACGWVQEAYYREGWPVEGAEPLGSVAYSILRRDWETGEVTPLRWS; via the coding sequence GTGCACGATGAAGACACCCCCGACCACCCGGCATCCGACGCCGCCCGTTCGCGCGGCACCATCACGCTGGTCCGCATCGACCCGGCGGGAGCCGACCGCGAGGAACTGATCGCGTTCATGACCGGCGAGGTGTTCCCGTTCCACGTCGGCACCCGGCCGACGCGCGAGCAGGTCGAGGACGGCATCGCCGACGGTCGGTACCGCGACGACGACAACGACTCGTTCTGGATCGACCACGTCGAGCACGGTCGCATCGGCTTCTTCCGTCTCGAGGAGATCAGCGACGGCGCACCGCTGTTCGACCTGCGCCTCGCCTCGCCCTGGCGCGGACGCGGCCTCGCCAAGGAGGTCGTGAAGACGGCGGCCGACCACGTGTTCACGACGATGCCCGAGGTCGACCGCTTCGAGGGGCAGACCCGCGAAGACAACCGCGCGATGCGACGCGTCTTCGAGGCCTGCGGCTGGGTGCAAGAGGCGTACTACCGGGAGGGATGGCCCGTCGAGGGGGCGGAGCCGCTGGGGTCGGTGGCGTACAGCATCCTCCGTCGCGACTGGGAGACCGGCGAGGTTACGCCGCTGCGCTGGTCGTAG
- a CDS encoding alpha/beta fold hydrolase, translating into MIAAERGSGIPLIAVHGFGVDHRILLPLEEWAADRPWRRVYLDLPWAEGTTDQGLSTPREVADAVRDEVEAIAAGGPFAIVGNSFGAMVARHVAHELRSQCRGLATLAGVFELDHDKRRLPPREIVVANESVLSRAGSFRDDFAEMAVLQTPEALAAFERFVLPGIQGSDADVLDRIASSYSAGYAPERTDVPFTAPSLHVFGRQDHVVGFEDGLGVADHYVRGTFVVLDGAGHNVHLERPDAVAPLVRDWLLRVEQHAL; encoded by the coding sequence ATGATCGCGGCGGAGCGTGGCTCGGGCATTCCGCTCATCGCGGTGCACGGGTTCGGCGTCGATCACCGCATCCTCCTTCCCCTGGAGGAATGGGCGGCCGACCGCCCGTGGCGACGCGTCTACCTCGATCTCCCGTGGGCGGAGGGCACGACCGATCAGGGTCTCAGTACGCCTCGAGAGGTCGCCGACGCTGTCCGCGACGAGGTCGAAGCGATCGCCGCAGGCGGCCCGTTCGCTATCGTCGGCAACTCGTTCGGCGCGATGGTCGCACGTCACGTGGCGCATGAGCTCCGGTCTCAGTGCCGCGGGCTGGCGACTCTCGCCGGCGTGTTCGAGCTCGACCACGACAAGCGGCGACTGCCCCCGCGCGAGATCGTTGTGGCGAACGAGTCCGTGCTCTCCCGAGCGGGTTCGTTCCGGGACGACTTCGCGGAGATGGCGGTGCTGCAGACCCCCGAAGCGCTGGCCGCGTTCGAGAGGTTCGTGCTGCCCGGCATCCAGGGGTCCGACGCGGATGTCCTCGACCGGATCGCCTCGTCGTACTCGGCTGGATACGCCCCCGAACGCACCGACGTCCCGTTCACAGCGCCGAGCCTGCACGTCTTCGGGCGTCAGGACCACGTCGTCGGTTTCGAGGATGGACTCGGCGTCGCCGACCACTACGTCCGGGGGACCTTCGTCGTCCTCGATGGCGCCGGCCACAACGTGCATCTGGAGCGCCCCGATGCCGTGGCCCCGCTCGTCCGCGACTGGCTCCTGCGAGTGGAACAGCACGCCCTCTGA
- a CDS encoding LLM class flavin-dependent oxidoreductase: MQRFGTLSFGHYGPLGGGRELTAGDSLRQAIDLAQGMDDLGAVGAYFRVHHFARQQASPMPLLAAIAARTKNIEIGTGVIDMRYENPLYLAEEAAAVDLISDGRLALGVSRGSPETVVRGYEAFGYTGSADPRGADIAREHFDTFLRAIEGEGLAERDPNSPFGGGSGKQRVEPHSPGLRSRIWWGAGNTDSAEWAGRRGVNLMSSTLLTQADGTPFDILQAQQLDAFRAAWREAGHPGEPRTSVSRSVFPITTAEDELYFGGSNEQDGIGYIDGMRSTFGKTYAATPDVLVEQLLQDAAVMSADTLMLTIPSQLGVEFNLRIVESFAKYVAPALGWKSEALQPR, from the coding sequence ATGCAGCGTTTCGGCACTCTCTCGTTCGGTCACTACGGTCCGCTGGGCGGAGGTCGCGAGCTCACCGCCGGCGATTCGCTGCGACAGGCGATCGACCTCGCGCAGGGCATGGATGATCTCGGCGCCGTCGGCGCATACTTCCGGGTGCACCACTTCGCGCGACAGCAGGCGTCTCCGATGCCGCTGCTCGCCGCGATCGCCGCGAGGACGAAGAACATCGAGATCGGCACCGGCGTCATCGACATGCGCTACGAGAACCCGCTCTACCTCGCCGAGGAGGCGGCGGCCGTCGACCTCATCTCCGACGGACGACTCGCGCTCGGCGTGAGCCGTGGGTCACCCGAGACCGTCGTCCGCGGTTACGAGGCGTTCGGGTACACCGGCTCGGCGGATCCCCGCGGCGCCGACATCGCACGCGAGCACTTCGACACCTTCCTCCGCGCAATCGAGGGCGAGGGGCTCGCCGAGCGCGACCCGAACAGCCCCTTCGGCGGCGGCAGCGGGAAGCAGCGGGTCGAGCCCCACTCCCCCGGACTCCGCTCGCGGATCTGGTGGGGTGCCGGCAACACCGACTCCGCCGAGTGGGCGGGTCGCAGGGGGGTGAACCTGATGTCGTCCACGCTCCTCACCCAGGCCGACGGCACGCCGTTCGACATCCTCCAGGCCCAGCAGCTCGATGCCTTCCGCGCCGCGTGGCGCGAAGCCGGGCATCCGGGTGAGCCCCGCACCTCGGTCAGCCGGTCGGTCTTCCCCATCACGACCGCCGAGGACGAGCTGTACTTCGGCGGCAGCAACGAGCAGGACGGCATCGGCTACATCGACGGCATGCGCTCGACGTTCGGTAAGACGTACGCCGCGACGCCCGACGTGCTCGTCGAGCAGCTGCTGCAGGATGCCGCGGTCATGAGCGCCGACACCCTGATGCTGACGATCCCCTCGCAGCTCGGCGTCGAGTTCAACCTGCGCATCGTCGAGTCGTTCGCGAAGTATGTCGCGCCGGCGCTCGGCTGGAAGAGCGAGGCGCTGCAGCCGCGATGA
- a CDS encoding bifunctional nuclease family protein: MVQVRVLGVALDPAQQHVILLKPVDALSDRILPVWIGSQEATSILVAVEGVSPPRPLAHDLMIRLLDATDATVDRVEVTRIDDGTFYAEVTVTALTGSRVVDARPSDAIALASRAGAPIFVADDVLAEAGIPDTVSEAPEGAETPEAAEQRVAEFREFLDDIDPDDFRG; the protein is encoded by the coding sequence ATGGTCCAGGTCCGCGTTCTCGGGGTCGCACTCGATCCCGCCCAGCAGCACGTGATCCTGCTGAAGCCCGTCGATGCGCTGTCGGACCGGATCCTGCCGGTGTGGATCGGCTCGCAGGAGGCGACGTCCATCCTCGTCGCGGTCGAGGGGGTGTCGCCGCCGCGTCCCCTCGCGCACGACCTCATGATCCGGCTGCTCGACGCGACAGACGCCACGGTCGATCGCGTGGAGGTCACCCGCATCGACGACGGCACGTTCTACGCCGAGGTCACGGTGACCGCGCTCACCGGTTCGCGGGTCGTCGACGCCCGGCCCTCCGACGCGATCGCCCTCGCCTCGCGTGCCGGGGCGCCGATCTTCGTCGCCGACGACGTGCTGGCCGAGGCGGGGATCCCCGACACGGTCAGCGAGGCTCCCGAAGGAGCCGAGACGCCCGAGGCCGCGGAGCAGCGCGTGGCGGAGTTCCGCGAGTTCCTCGACGACATCGATCCCGACGACTTCCGCGGCTGA
- a CDS encoding SDR family oxidoreductase, producing the protein MSRILIIGGHGKVALRLEPILAERGETVTAVIRNRDHEGDVAETGATPLVADVESFDVDQMTNLFSGNDAIVWSAGAGGGDAARTWAVDRDAAIRSIDAAAAAGVRRYVMVSYFGAGLDHGVPEDDSFYAYAQAKAEADAHLRESGLDWTIVAPSGLTLDEPTGKITVGGSGEESVPRGDVAAVIAAVLAEPATVGRMIEFTGGDTPIEAALAAD; encoded by the coding sequence ATGTCCCGCATCCTGATCATCGGAGGCCACGGCAAGGTCGCGCTGCGACTGGAGCCGATCCTCGCCGAGCGCGGCGAGACGGTCACCGCCGTCATCCGCAACCGCGACCACGAGGGGGATGTCGCCGAGACCGGCGCCACGCCGCTCGTCGCCGACGTCGAGTCGTTCGACGTGGACCAGATGACCAACCTGTTCAGCGGCAACGATGCGATCGTCTGGTCTGCAGGAGCCGGGGGAGGGGATGCCGCCCGCACCTGGGCGGTCGACCGTGACGCCGCCATCCGTTCGATCGATGCGGCGGCCGCCGCCGGCGTTCGTCGCTACGTGATGGTGTCCTACTTCGGTGCCGGGCTCGATCACGGCGTGCCCGAGGACGACTCGTTCTACGCCTACGCGCAGGCCAAGGCCGAGGCCGATGCGCACCTGCGCGAGAGCGGACTGGACTGGACGATCGTCGCGCCCAGCGGCCTGACGCTCGACGAGCCGACCGGCAAGATCACGGTGGGTGGCTCGGGTGAGGAGTCCGTGCCGCGCGGCGATGTCGCGGCGGTCATCGCCGCGGTCCTCGCCGAGCCCGCGACCGTCGGCCGGATGATCGAGTTCACCGGTGGAGACACCCCGATCGAAGCGGCGCTCGCAGCCGACTGA
- a CDS encoding ABC transporter substrate-binding protein, whose translation MLSRPVRRALSAAAISAAAALVVAGCAAQPSAADAAPEASAAPRTVEHARGVTEVPEQPQRVVTLEPLELDTAVSVGITPVGAAVASNVAGIPAYLGVDGVEPVGTVPEPDLEAIAALKPDLILGTEARHSKLYDQLSAIAPTVFIATQADPWRDNAELIGEALGREDEVAAQITAVDDRCAEIGSAHDLDGKTAQVIRPRDETTLSLYGPVSFAGSLLECVGYTTPEHDWADGLQADISPENILDARADAVFVTASDTTDASAVPAAITQNADAFPSVTLVDTSTWVAGVGPRGAQSVLGDIERFLDGR comes from the coding sequence ATGCTGTCTCGTCCTGTCCGGCGCGCCCTGAGCGCCGCCGCCATCTCGGCCGCCGCGGCCCTCGTCGTCGCCGGCTGCGCCGCGCAGCCATCCGCTGCCGACGCCGCCCCCGAGGCCAGTGCCGCCCCGCGTACCGTCGAGCACGCTCGCGGCGTCACGGAGGTGCCCGAGCAGCCCCAGCGCGTGGTGACCCTCGAGCCGCTCGAGCTCGACACCGCGGTCTCCGTCGGCATCACGCCGGTGGGGGCCGCGGTCGCCAGCAACGTCGCCGGGATCCCGGCTTACCTGGGCGTCGACGGCGTCGAACCCGTCGGAACGGTGCCCGAGCCCGACCTCGAGGCGATCGCCGCGCTGAAGCCCGACCTCATCCTCGGAACCGAGGCGCGCCATTCGAAGCTCTACGACCAGCTCTCCGCGATCGCACCCACCGTCTTCATCGCGACGCAGGCCGACCCATGGCGCGACAACGCCGAGCTGATCGGTGAGGCGCTCGGACGCGAGGACGAGGTCGCCGCGCAGATCACCGCCGTCGACGACCGCTGCGCTGAGATCGGTTCTGCCCACGACCTCGACGGCAAGACGGCGCAGGTCATCCGCCCCCGCGACGAGACGACGCTCAGCCTCTACGGACCCGTCTCGTTCGCGGGCAGCCTGCTCGAATGCGTCGGATACACCACGCCCGAGCACGACTGGGCCGACGGGCTGCAGGCCGACATCTCTCCCGAGAACATCCTCGACGCGCGTGCCGACGCGGTCTTCGTCACGGCCTCCGACACGACCGACGCGTCGGCGGTGCCCGCGGCGATCACCCAGAACGCGGATGCCTTCCCGTCGGTGACCCTCGTCGACACGAGCACCTGGGTGGCCGGCGTCGGTCCGCGCGGAGCGCAGAGCGTGCTCGGCGACATCGAGCGCTTCCTCGACGGGCGGTGA
- a CDS encoding FecCD family ABC transporter permease: MSSRAGRAAAGAAIALALVLVVAASLAVGANPLSPGTVIGVLRGDGSPEATFVVTELRVPRTVVGLLAGSALGVAGALMQAFTRNPLADPGILGVNAGAALAVALGMSVLGVRATSGAVWFAFVGALAVTLAVYVIGSGGRGAAGPIRLTLAGVALGAVLSGITTGIVLSDPEAFDAMRSWNAGSLLGRGWDTIVPVAPFIAVGVVLALVLGAGLNAVALGDDVARAQGANLAGIRIGVIVAVTLLAGAATALAGPISFVGLMVPHIARWLFGADHRMILVVSALLAPIVVLAADVVGRVLIAPAELPVGIVTAFVGAPILIALARRRRASAL, from the coding sequence GTGAGCTCGAGAGCCGGACGCGCCGCGGCGGGTGCCGCGATCGCCCTGGCCCTGGTGCTCGTCGTCGCGGCGTCCCTCGCCGTCGGGGCGAATCCGCTGTCGCCGGGCACCGTCATCGGGGTGCTGCGCGGCGATGGGTCGCCCGAGGCGACGTTCGTCGTGACCGAGCTCCGTGTTCCGCGGACGGTCGTGGGACTCCTCGCAGGCTCCGCCCTGGGCGTCGCCGGGGCGTTGATGCAGGCCTTCACCCGCAACCCGCTCGCCGATCCCGGCATCCTCGGCGTCAACGCCGGAGCCGCACTGGCGGTCGCGCTCGGGATGTCGGTGCTCGGTGTCCGGGCGACGTCGGGTGCGGTGTGGTTCGCGTTCGTCGGCGCGCTCGCCGTCACCCTCGCGGTGTACGTGATCGGCTCGGGCGGGCGCGGGGCGGCCGGCCCGATCCGGCTCACGCTCGCGGGCGTCGCCCTCGGCGCTGTGCTGTCGGGCATCACGACGGGCATCGTGCTCAGTGATCCCGAAGCGTTCGACGCGATGCGCAGCTGGAACGCGGGGTCGCTGCTGGGTCGCGGGTGGGACACGATCGTGCCGGTCGCGCCCTTCATCGCCGTCGGAGTCGTTCTGGCGCTCGTGCTCGGCGCCGGTCTCAACGCCGTCGCGCTCGGCGACGACGTCGCTCGTGCGCAGGGCGCGAACCTCGCCGGCATCCGGATCGGCGTCATCGTCGCCGTCACCCTCCTCGCGGGTGCTGCGACGGCACTCGCGGGACCGATCTCGTTCGTCGGGCTCATGGTGCCGCACATCGCGCGCTGGCTGTTCGGCGCCGATCACCGGATGATCCTCGTCGTCAGCGCGCTGCTCGCACCCATCGTCGTGCTCGCCGCGGATGTCGTCGGGCGGGTGCTCATCGCCCCCGCTGAACTGCCGGTCGGCATCGTCACGGCGTTCGTCGGGGCTCCCATCCTCATCGCGCTCGCGCGTCGACGTCGGGCGAGCGCCCTGTGA